TAGCTagaagctgaaaagtagctgaaaattgaaaaactataagctcgaagctgaaatctgaagagctgttatgtttaaaagtatttgataaaattaactttttgataagctgataaatgtaaaaatactagaaaagacatcttcatacaatttaaatagttttaaatttaaatagaattatttatatattaaaatataaaatagtgaaattaatatattttaataaaatataaagtaagaacatatattttaaaacatataaaataaaacaaaatgtttataattcataagaatgataagattagttcatacaaaaatcaatgttcaaacgcAAATGAcaaattgaagagaaaaaagTCAGAAAGgcttagccaaaaaggttttaattgggaagggtaaatgatgtcatttctttaaaataataaggttaaagatagaaaaaaaagttaagaagctactagcttattttgaaacgctatatTAGGTAGCGtttaaaaataaactcttattttaagctactagtttattttaggaacattaccaaacagagcttatgaCTTATTAGtatcttaaaataagctataaactcctaaataagctctgccaaacaaaGCCTCTATATTAGGACTTTGTCCCTCCTCGCTCTATTTCTGCACTTCTATAGTAAATTTCTTgggtttgctttcaaaaaaaaaaaaagaagaagcaaataatagagtcaatagtactaaaaaaatgaatatatagaaGAAACATTATTAGCCTACTGCATAAAtaaatatgatgtatatatgtacCTACAGTTTTAGTATTTATATCCATTAAGGTTTAGGTTTATCATcatatagaataaatattaacataatatggGATGAATGCTATTAAACATGATACACATGCAATGTaattttatgtacattaagcTTTGTTGTTATGAACAAATATAATGACCAGTATGAACctactacaaaaatatatataatgtgcatgcagtttagtgtttttttttttgtttttgaatacgCAGTTTAGTGTTTATGTATCTTAAGATTAAGATTTATATTTATGATCATATAGAACAAAGATTATGAACATAGTACAAGATGAATGTTATTAACCATGATGTGTCTATAGTGCaatgtttatatacattaagctttgttttcatgaatatataaaagcaatattaTAAACCTACTATAGAGTTaatgaaaatacatatgatgtacATGCACTTTAGTGTTTatgcatattaaaatttatttttatgaacatatagaacaaatattatgaacattgTATAGGTCAGGATAACATTGTTGAACATGATGCCCTGGTGACATTGAGCCAATCACATTGAACTTGCGTGTTATAAAAATGAACAAGGCGAATTAGAGCCTATATATTTAAGATTGATCGATATTGATCTCTAATGTAAGCCACTATAACTATTTTGAGTTCAAACTCAAGTTACTTTAGGTCAAAATTCGCCTCGGTTTGTTTGCCTCTTAATTGTGAGTTGTGACATGGAAATTTAATTGTGGTTTGAGtgtggaatttttttattattagaatATTTATTCTTCTCTTGATATTCTTAAAGTAGTTAACCTAATAATGCAATTATTATAAATGTAACAATTATACATTTTGGTGGTTGTATTGTTGGTCGCAATTAATTACCCAACCCAATATTATTGATACTATTATGTATGTCCAAGTAGATTGTTTAAACATACATTTGGGGAGTGTGAATTGGTGGAgctaatatacaaataatacaaTGTTATAGTCATGCATAGTGCTAGGCTGCTAGCTAGCACATGAGAGCATAAATTGAAAAGTCAACTAGTTTTGAACGATTATAGATAGGAGACTTTATAAACTAATCGAATTAGGCAGTTGGGTCGGGTGCATGTGCATGTGGTAGATGTTGAGAttaaggccttcctcaatagtagaatttttggtgtgatttttgatgagtttttgtaagtgtgattaggaatgAGAAAATGAGGgtggagtaaaaaaaaaaaggaaaaaataaaagcacTTACGCGCCCGGGAGCGCGCAACTTGCAGGCAACACGTGCATGGAGATCGATTTTAAACAAATATGGCCCCCACCATTATGACTAAAACTCGGTACCTTGTAGGACGTATCCAAACTTTCTCTCTCCCCCTTATCACTCTTCCACCTCatcacatttttcttaaaattcttTTACAGGGGAAGGCCTAATATAATGTAATTGCATGTGCATGTGGTAGATGTTGAAATCAATACAACAATGTAATTAAGTTACATTGAACTTTGACTTTAAGTTAGAATACCAAAGTAATCTCTATGTCCCATTTTGTTAAtctaatttgtttctttataatTGGTTAATGCATCCATATTGGGATGAGGAGTTTAAAAGAGATAATTTACAGCTatcatgctttttttttttttaaatatcattattACTCAAACTAATAATATCCAATATAAGTGAAAtttattgacaaaaaataaaataaaataactcaaATCTTTATGTTTTGTGGCGATAATATAcaaacatttaaaatttgatgaaaaattCAAACATTTGTGTTTTGTGACAATTAAAACCCACTATgcatgccaaagaccttgtggttgaACATCATCATTGTGGTTCCCTCAAATGAAAAGtggaataagggccaaattggccactgaacgtaacgcgaAAGTGCAATCAGACcacccaaccaaaaaaaagtgcaattacatCCCTAAACAGCGAAAATCCATCCAAATTTACCTGCTAGCCGGTTTCTACCCATTGTTTCTGGTTGTTTGCTGACAGGGCGCTGACATGGCAATTTTTTACTTAATTCCTTCTTTTCCTTTGTCTCATATTCCCCAGGAGCCGCCATGAAAGCATCAGAGAAGAAGCTCAAAGAACTACTGTCCATCCTTGATTCCATTACTGAAACCCAAAGCTTCAAGGGAAAATGGTCTCTCATGAGAACGAAGCTCTTCAAACTCATATCCCTATGCTCTATTCCGCGGCGGCTAATGGCAACCCTCTCTCGGCGGACCTTCTTTGGTCGCTCTCCGCCCGCTCTCCGACGGGCTATCTCTCGGCTCGCTGCCATAACCCTAACCTTCACGGCGGGAAGTTCAAGACGCTGAACGACATCGACTCTATGTCCGCGAAAATCGATAGCCTTTAGCAAAGACCTCGATGTTTTGATAAAGAGCGGGGTTCTCTGCGAAAACGGCACCGTTTCGGGGAGTAGTTATTCGAAGAGGGAGACGATTAGGGCGGAGACGAGGAATCTGATCACTCGACTCCAGATCGGGACCACTGAGTCGAAGAACTCAGTGATGGACTCGCTCCTACGGCTCTTGCAGTAAGAAGATAAGAACGTGTTGATTGCGGTGGCGTAGGAAACTTCAAAGACATGGAGCAGAACGAAGCTGGCATCCAAGCTCCCGTCCTTTGCGTCAACAACTGCGGGTTCTTTGGAATCGTAGCTACCATGAACATGTGTTCTAAATGCTACAAGGATACAGTCTTGAAGCAAGAGCAGGCTAGGCTCGCCGCTTCATCCATCGAGAGTATCATGAACGGCAGTGGGAAGTCTATCGATGTTGTCGTAGTAAGCTCCCACGACGGTTCTGCAGAGTCCAGCGCAGTAACCGCCCAAGACTCTCGCACACAACCCGAGAACAATGGTGGTGAGAACACGAAGGACGGCCCGAAGAGGTGCAGCGCCTGCAGGAAGCGAGTGGGGCTAACGGGTTTTAGCTGTCGGTGCGGGAATCTCTTCTGCGCGGTTCATCGCTACTTTGACAAACACGAATGCCAGTTCGATTATCAGAAGGCAGCTCAGGATTCCATATCCAAAGCCAACCCGATTGTTAAGGCTAAAAAGCTCGACAAAATCTAGGGAGGGGGGATGAAAGAGAGGTCTGATATGGCATCTATTCAAGAAATCAAGGGTGTGTTTACTTGGAGGAAATTTTCCtgattttctgaaaattttggaaatttgaggaaaaaaaaaagtcaaaacacGTTTACTTACTTTTGttctcattttgaaaattggagAACTTGTCTCTATTTATTAGGGAAAGTGGAACAGCCTAAAAAGGTGTTTTCTGATTTGAAAACACGGATGAACAGTGCCTAACAGTGAAAAGTTGGGTGAGATCATTTATTCGATTCCTACTGGCAACAATTTCTTTCaccttttctttccttttcttcatctCCTCAGAGTAGTGTACCAGAGAGGAGAGAGGCAGAGAcgcattcttcttcttcatttacTCTTTGTACCAAAGAGGCAGTGGCGACCTGGATCAGAGAGGCAGAGGCGACGGCTCCGACGGCGTGGCTTTCCTCCGATGCGGCTCGCCTTCGACGGAACTCTGCCCCCCTCCGACGCGGCTCTCCTCCGACTGAACTCTACCCTCTTCCGGCGTGGCTATCATCCGACGCGGCTCGCCTCCGACGGAACTCTGCCCCCTCCGACACGGCTCTCCTCCGACGGAACTCTGCCTTCCTCCGACGCGGCTCTCCTCCGAGGGTCATACGGCGGTCAGTTCACTCCCAAGACGGAGTCACCAAAGTCGTCTGTTGGATCGTGCCCATCACCTCGATCTAGGGTAAGCTTTCTTGATCTCAAAACCATTACAGTGTATTTTTGCTTAATTGGTAGTTGGGTGTGCTACATATGGTGTATGAGTTGTACAGATTTCTGCGTTTTCTATGGGTTTAGGGTCATACATAGCTACCCATACCATATGGGTTTAGGTATTGAATGACATTACTctctaaaattctaaaataacCTAGacaaaattagggaagaaaaaACCATTACTCTTGGCAGTGATTAAGCTGTGTTGGAACATGGATGATGCTTGATTGGTGTTCTACTGGCCTTTAAGTGCAGGTCATTTTAGAAGAAAAAACCATTAGGATTCTTAATCAACATGGCATTCAAGATTcctgtttttcttcttctaattGTTGAgtttatgttttctttgaaaCAACTTTAGGAATCAAGAAGGGTTGTGAGTGTATTATGACCTGCCAATTCCAGAGGCTTGTGTGAGCCCAAAACTGGGGAATGGTCACATCTCCAATTTGGAGTTGTGGATTTGCATTTCGTGATATTCCATAATGAAGAAATCCTTCAACCTTAAAGAAACTTAGCAAGAAAACTAAAATCAAACATATTTGTAATTTGCACATCTTCATATCAGACAATCATGCAATACTTCAAGAAGAAATGAATCGCACCAAAGTGCAAATTATAAAACATTGTTTAGGGTTCCAGAATTGAAGAACTGTCATAACTATGTCTGAGTCTT
This portion of the Ipomoea triloba cultivar NCNSP0323 chromosome 5, ASM357664v1 genome encodes:
- the LOC116021110 gene encoding zinc finger A20 and AN1 domain-containing stress-associated protein 4-like; its protein translation is MEQNEAGIQAPVLCVNNCGFFGIVATMNMCSKCYKDTVLKQEQARLAASSIESIMNGSGKSIDVVVVSSHDGSAESSAVTAQDSRTQPENNGGENTKDGPKRCSACRKRVGLTGFSCRCGNLFCAVHRYFDKHECQFDYQKAAQDSISKANPIVKAKKLDKI